The genomic DNA CAATAGAACCTGCTAAGTATTGTTTTAGTAAAAAAATCAGCTCTACTTTTGAAGGATAAGCAATATCCCTTTTACTTATTCCTTCATCAAATAGAAGAATTCTTTTTTTAGAGATAAATGCTTTTGAAGCTTGATAAATAGCTAAAATTTCTTTTTGTTTTTCATCCAAAATCATATTCTCTTTTTTCCCAAACTCTAACTTACTTTTTGCTGTTTGTATGTCTTTTTCATTAATACTTACATCTTCTCTTTTAATCATACTTAAGAGTGCTTCATTAATTAAAGTAGATAAAGAAGCAGAAGAAAAACCAGAAGTTGCACTTGCTAGGGAATCAACATTAATACTGTGATTTTTCTTTTTTAAATAAAGGTTTAAAATATCTTTTCTATCTTCTATATTAGGTAAAGATATATGAACGCGTCTATCAAAACGCCCCGCTCGTAAAAGTGCATCATCTAACATTTCTAGTTTATTAGTAGCTGCAATAACAATAACTCCAGAATCCCCTTCAAAACCGTCCATTTGTGTTAAAAGTTCATTTAAAGTAGCTTCTCTCTCATCATTAGAACCACCCGTTCTTTTTTTACCAACAGCATCTATTTCATCTATAAAAATAACAGCAGGTGCTTTGGCTTTTGCAACAGTAAATAACTCTCTTACTTTTTTAGCACCCATTCCCACATAAATATGAACAAAAGATGAACCACTTTGATAAAAGAAAGGTACAGAAGCTTCTCCTGCAACTGCTCTTGCGATAAGTGTTTTACCAACACCTGGAGGCCCTACAAGCAAAACACCCTTAGGAAGTTTAACTCCATGTTTTAAATAACGCTCAGGTTTGTTTAAAAAATCAACAATTTCTTCCAGTTCTGCTTTTACATTTTTAATCCCAGCCACATCTTTAAAAGAAACATCAGATGTTTGTGCTTCTATATGCGAACTTTTTATTATTTCATTCTGCTCATTTAAAGAAGGTAAAGGACTTGCTTCAAGACCAGATTGTTTACGTTTTTTATCAAAATAGGCTTTTAATTTGTCTTTGTTTATTCTTAGTACTATTGCTGTAAGCAACAACATAATAAGAAAAAATAAACCTACGTAATAGGAAGTTCCAGCGATTCTGGTATCCCCTTTAAGCATCATATAAATAAACAGTATGAATAAAACAATTGATGATAAAATCATAAACTTAAGATTGTTATCTAAGTTCTTATTATTAGAATCTTGCGACATTATATTCCTCGTTTCTTTTATAATTATCTATATAAATCCAGTCACCGACTAAATCTCTATCGCTTTCTACTTCAATTTTATTGAAAAATTGATCCAAACCAATATATTTTCCGTTCTTTTTTTGTTCAATTAAAATTTCTAATTTTTGAGTGTTTTTATTTCTAAAGATATAATTTTTTTCTTTGATGATAGAAGTCAATTCTTTATATCTTTCTTTTGCAATATTCCCTCTAACTTCGCCTTTCATAGTAGCACTTGGCGTTCCATCTCTTTTTGAATAGGTAAAAGCATGAACATGTGTTAATGGAAAACGTTTTAGATTCTCCATAGCTTCACTCCATATTTCTTCACTCTCACCTGGATGTCCCACTATAAAGTCTGTTCCTAAAGCATAACCATTATTTCTTAAAAACTCAAATAATTCTAAATCTTTTAAAACCTTATTTCTTCTGTTCATAATTTTAAGCATCTCTTTTGAAGTATGCTGCAAAGCAATATGAAGGTGTTTTGCCATAAAGGGTTCGTTTACAAGCTCTCTAAATTCATCATCAATTTGTATGGGTTCAATACTTCCCATTCTAATGCGTCGTACACCTTTTATCTTAGCAATTTTTTTAAGTAATTTTGCTAAAGAAGTATGTTTTTTCTTACCATAAGAGCCAACATTTGTTCCTGTTAAAATAAACTCTCCAAAACCATTATTAGCTAAGGTTTTAATTTGTTCCAGAATTTTATCTTCTTGATAAGACCTTGCATCTCCTCTTACATAAGGAATAATACAATAAGAACATCTAAAATCGCAGCCTTCTTGAATTTTAATAAAAGCTCTGCTTTTTCCAATAAATTCTTCAACGATAGTATTATCTAAATGCTCTAAGTCCCCTGCTTCGAAAAAACGCTCTTTTTGCAATAACAATTCATTGATTTTTTCTTTTTCACTGTGGCCAAATAAAGCATCTACTTTTTTTTCTTCAAAAAGTTTTTCACCCTTTGTCCAAACTCCGCAACCTGTAAAAACAACTCTTGGAACATTCGGCATCTTTTTTAAAGAATTAATATAAGATCTTGCTGTTGAATCAGCCCCATTAGTAACCGTACAAGAGTTAATAACAACAACATCTGCATCAACTTCATTCAAAGTAATATCAAAGTCTTTTAGATTACTCATCATAACTTGAGTGTCAAAAACATTGGTTCTGCAACCAAATGTTTTAAAATATACTTTTTGTTTGTTTTTTGTAAAATTCATTTATACTTCCGGTAAATCTAAGGGTGCCACTCTTTGAGTAGGACCAGTTCCATTATTAATAGTTTGAGTAGGGTAAGCGATGGTTATATCGTCTTCTTTCATAAAAGCTTCCAAAATCTCCGGACTCATAGTACTTCTTAATACAAGAGCTGAATATGAGTTTGTAAGATACCATGAAGAAATGACTATTCCATAAGATTCCACAAAAGTATAAATTCTAGGTTCTACTCCTGTAGCTCTTAAAGAATATTTATTTCTCATTTTTGATAATTGTTTTCGCGTGATATCTGTATATCCTTTAGAATAATGCTTTAAAATTTCTCTTGCTATATGCTGGGCTTTTTTATAATTAGAATCATAAGTAATTACAATATCAATACCATCCCACACAGTACGTAAACCTGCATGAGTATAATTCATAATTATTTCTGAGAATATATAATTATTAGGAATAAAAATAATTCTTCCTGTTCTTCTATTTACAGTATAAGAAGTATAAGTAATATCTTCTCTAATTGTTATTTTAAATAAAGATATATCAAGTACATCTCCAACAGCTTGAACCCCACCTCTGGTTACTTTAATTCTATCGCCTACTTGAATAGAACCTGAAGTAACTATAACCATCCATCCAAAAATTGACATAAACCAATCTTTTAATGCAATAGCAATACCAGCAGATGCAAACCCTAAAATAGTAATCAAATACGATACATTGTCAATATATGCAAACATTACTATCATAATGACCATAAAAGCCAACATGAAATTAATGATTTTATTGGTCATGTAATAATTGTCATTTTGTGAAAAATATTTTTTTAATGCTAATTTAATTAAAAAAGAAAGCAAAAAGAGCGAAAAAATAATGATAGCCATAGTTAACATTTGCTCAAATTGTAAAGATATTTGATCATTGTTTTCTAATATGATTTGTTCTATTCTTCTTGCATAAACTTCTTGTGTTGTTGAAATAATTTCAAGAACCATAATAAAATCTTTTTTCTCTTTTTCAAGAAAGATAATATTCTTTTTATACTTTTCTTTTTTATCAATATTAAAAAGTTCTAAGTTATACAGTTCTAAATATAAAAAAATCTTTTCTTCAATTAAGGAAGTTAAACTCGAAACTTCGGTACTTAAAGCTTTAAACGTTTTATTATTTTTTTGTAGTTTTTTACTAAAAGACAATGCATTAATAATTCCAAAGGGATTCGTAATACGCTCAATTTTTCCTACTTCAGGAGGATTAATCAAAGAACCAATAGGAGAATCTTTATATTCATCAATCAACTCAAGTTCATTCTTTTTGATTCTAATTTTATTAGAAAGCTGATATCTGTCTTCTTTGTACTTAGCGCCTCTTTTTCGTTTTATCTTTTTAAAATATATTTCCAAATCATCTAACTCGGCAGAAATTTTTCTATAAGCTGTATAATTTGAATAACGTTTTAATAAGATATTGTTTTTAATATCTTCATCAATCTTTTTTAATTTATTATTAATAAAATTGATTTTTTCAAGATCTTGATCATTTTGAACAAGAGTATTCATGTCCAAATTTACATCATTTTGGGCAGCAATCGCGCTCAAAGAAAATAAAAAACAAAAACTAAGGAAAAACATCTGAATAAATTTGTTATATTTCATTATATGCCTTTAATACATCCATAACATCGTTTTTCTTAACATCACTAGTTATTATACAG from Campylobacteraceae bacterium includes the following:
- a CDS encoding AAA family ATPase is translated as MSQDSNNKNLDNNLKFMILSSIVLFILFIYMMLKGDTRIAGTSYYVGLFFLIMLLLTAIVLRINKDKLKAYFDKKRKQSGLEASPLPSLNEQNEIIKSSHIEAQTSDVSFKDVAGIKNVKAELEEIVDFLNKPERYLKHGVKLPKGVLLVGPPGVGKTLIARAVAGEASVPFFYQSGSSFVHIYVGMGAKKVRELFTVAKAKAPAVIFIDEIDAVGKKRTGGSNDEREATLNELLTQMDGFEGDSGVIVIAATNKLEMLDDALLRAGRFDRRVHISLPNIEDRKDILNLYLKKKNHSINVDSLASATSGFSSASLSTLINEALLSMIKREDVSINEKDIQTAKSKLEFGKKENMILDEKQKEILAIYQASKAFISKKRILLFDEGISKRDIAYPSKVELIFLLKQYLAGSIGIDVIKHEQYIVNVKDLQDADTLALTMTNDYKMAHSSEELLSEVKNALRSELSKNINTINKLKDIMLDKEVISENDF
- the mtaB gene encoding tRNA (N(6)-L-threonylcarbamoyladenosine(37)-C(2))-methylthiotransferase MtaB — its product is MNFTKNKQKVYFKTFGCRTNVFDTQVMMSNLKDFDITLNEVDADVVVINSCTVTNGADSTARSYINSLKKMPNVPRVVFTGCGVWTKGEKLFEEKKVDALFGHSEKEKINELLLQKERFFEAGDLEHLDNTIVEEFIGKSRAFIKIQEGCDFRCSYCIIPYVRGDARSYQEDKILEQIKTLANNGFGEFILTGTNVGSYGKKKHTSLAKLLKKIAKIKGVRRIRMGSIEPIQIDDEFRELVNEPFMAKHLHIALQHTSKEMLKIMNRRNKVLKDLELFEFLRNNGYALGTDFIVGHPGESEEIWSEAMENLKRFPLTHVHAFTYSKRDGTPSATMKGEVRGNIAKERYKELTSIIKEKNYIFRNKNTQKLEILIEQKKNGKYIGLDQFFNKIEVESDRDLVGDWIYIDNYKRNEEYNVARF
- a CDS encoding mechanosensitive ion channel, yielding MKYNKFIQMFFLSFCFLFSLSAIAAQNDVNLDMNTLVQNDQDLEKINFINNKLKKIDEDIKNNILLKRYSNYTAYRKISAELDDLEIYFKKIKRKRGAKYKEDRYQLSNKIRIKKNELELIDEYKDSPIGSLINPPEVGKIERITNPFGIINALSFSKKLQKNNKTFKALSTEVSSLTSLIEEKIFLYLELYNLELFNIDKKEKYKKNIIFLEKEKKDFIMVLEIISTTQEVYARRIEQIILENNDQISLQFEQMLTMAIIIFSLFLLSFLIKLALKKYFSQNDNYYMTNKIINFMLAFMVIMIVMFAYIDNVSYLITILGFASAGIAIALKDWFMSIFGWMVIVTSGSIQVGDRIKVTRGGVQAVGDVLDISLFKITIREDITYTSYTVNRRTGRIIFIPNNYIFSEIIMNYTHAGLRTVWDGIDIVITYDSNYKKAQHIAREILKHYSKGYTDITRKQLSKMRNKYSLRATGVEPRIYTFVESYGIVISSWYLTNSYSALVLRSTMSPEILEAFMKEDDITIAYPTQTINNGTGPTQRVAPLDLPEV